The Bacteroidales bacterium genome segment TATGGATGAAATAGGAGGAAAAATAGTTCCTGTAAATATTGAAGAGCAGATGAAATCGGCTTATATTGATTATTCGATGTCGGTTATTGTTTCACGTGCTTTGCCAGATGTTAGAGACGGTTTAAAACCTGTACATAGAAGAGTATTGTTCGGTATGCTTGGTATCGGAGTAAGAGCTTCCGGTACCACAAAGAAATCTGCCCGTATTGTCGGTGAAGTTTTAGGTAAATATCACCCTCACGGCGATTCTTCGGTGTATGAAGCTATGGTTCGTTTGGCACAACCTTGGTCAATGAGATATATGATGGTTGAAGGCCAAGGAAACTTCGGTTCTATAGATGGTGACGGAGCGGCAGCAATGCGTTATACAGAAGCGAAGCTTACACGTTTGGCAGAAGAGATGCTTGCAGATATTAATAAGAATACTGTTGATATGCAGAATAACTTTGATGATTCTACTAAAGAACCGACAGTTCTCCCTGCAAAGATACCTTATTTGTTAGTGAACGGCGCCTCCGGTATTGCTGTAGGTATGGCTACAAATATGGCTCCACATAATCTCACTGAAGTTTTGGAAGGAATTATAGCTTACCTTGATAATAATGATATTGAAATTTCGGAATTGATACATTATATTAAAGCTCCTGATTTTCCGACAGGTGGAATTATTTATGGTTACGAAGGAGTTAAGGAAGCTTTTGAAACGGGTAGGGGAAGAATAATTGTTCGCGGTGAAGCCAATGTTGAAGAAGATAATTCCGGAAAAGAAACAATTATTGTTACCTCAATACCTTATCAAGTTAATAAGGCGGAAATGATTAAAAAAACTGCCGATCTCGTTAACGATAAAAAAATTGAAGGTATTTCGGAAATCAGGGATGAAACCGATAGAAACGGTATACGCATTGTATATGAACTTAAAAGAGATGCAATGAGTAGTGTCGTGTTAAACAAATTGTACCAATATACTGCTTTACAATCTTCATTTAATGTCAATAATATCGCTCTTGTAAAAGGCCGTCCGATGTTGTTGAATGTTAAACAAATGATTGAACATTATGTTGCTCATCGGTTGGAAGTACTTATTAGAAAAACGAAATTCGAATTAGATGAAGCCAAGAAACGTGCACATATCCTCGAAGGCTTACTTATAGCTCTTGATCATATTGATGAAATAATTCAACTCATCAAAGAAAGCGAATCTCCTGAAGTTGCTAAAAATGAACTGATGATTAGATTCGGGCTTTCCGAAGAACAGGCGAAAGCTATTCTTGATATGCGTCTCGCCCGGTTAACCGGTTTAGAAAGAGATAAATTGAAAGAGGAATATCAGGAATTAATGGATAAAATTAATCATTTAAATAAAATTCTTGATGAGCCTGAATTCCAAAATCAAATTTTGAAAGAAGAATTTATTCTAATGAAAGAAACTTATGGTGATGCAAGAAGAACAAAAATTGAATATTCCGTTACCGATTTCAAGATAGAAGATCTTATTAGTAATGAAAAAGTTGTAGTTACTATTACTAATAAAGGTTATATCAAAAGAACCCCATTGAGTGAATATAGACAACAAAGAAGGGGAGGCACTGGTGCGAAAGGCTCCGGAGCC includes the following:
- the gyrA gene encoding DNA gyrase subunit A, which codes for MDEIGGKIVPVNIEEQMKSAYIDYSMSVIVSRALPDVRDGLKPVHRRVLFGMLGIGVRASGTTKKSARIVGEVLGKYHPHGDSSVYEAMVRLAQPWSMRYMMVEGQGNFGSIDGDGAAAMRYTEAKLTRLAEEMLADINKNTVDMQNNFDDSTKEPTVLPAKIPYLLVNGASGIAVGMATNMAPHNLTEVLEGIIAYLDNNDIEISELIHYIKAPDFPTGGIIYGYEGVKEAFETGRGRIIVRGEANVEEDNSGKETIIVTSIPYQVNKAEMIKKTADLVNDKKIEGISEIRDETDRNGIRIVYELKRDAMSSVVLNKLYQYTALQSSFNVNNIALVKGRPMLLNVKQMIEHYVAHRLEVLIRKTKFELDEAKKRAHILEGLLIALDHIDEIIQLIKESESPEVAKNELMIRFGLSEEQAKAILDMRLARLTGLERDKLKEEYQELMDKINHLNKILDEPEFQNQILKEEFILMKETYGDARRTKIEYSVTDFKIEDLISNEKVVVTITNKGYIKRTPLSEYRQQRRGGTGAKGSGARDEDFIEHIFVAHAHNYMLFFTSSGKCFWLRVFEIPEGAKASKGRAVQNLIAIPAEDTIRAFINVDNLSDKDYINNNFIILCTRYGIIKKTSLEAYSRPRQNGIIAVNIKDNDELLEARLTTGNNHIIMATTKGRAIRFPESKVRPMGRNATGVKAVTLNGNDDFVIGMICPDDENGDILVVSENGYGKKSKLDDYRITNRGGKGVKTINITEKTGMLIAIKDVMINDDIIIITRSGLLIRMPVSQMRVSGRATQGVRLINIKDNDAIAAVTRVQFSEEDIEDEQDDENNDIEISSETNENNDQASDDSINDNESEKN